GTACCGGACACGTCACATTCTTTAGGGTTCTGCGCCCGCCCAGTGTGCCGTTATTCTGGCTCCTGATTGGCCAGCGCAGCCAGCAGCTGAAAAACGTGACCGCTGCCGAATGTGTGGCGAAGCTAAGGACATTGTGTTCGGTGTGCCGCCGAGAAGTGTACAGTCCTGTACAGGCACATCAAACGTGTCGACGGGGCGTCTGGTGAGGTTTAGAGTGTAATATTCTGGTGTAGCCTATTATATAATAGCTTGGAAGTCCTCTCTTCTGTATGCTGGAAGAAGTAAACACAACCACCCCTCAGAACAAAACGTACTCACGTGCAGGCATGCTGCTTTTCACTGCATCATTTTTTACTATGAACATCTAGTTCCCATGCCTGCAATAACAAAACTAGAGGACAAGATAACCACCATTAAGCACAATAAGAGCAgagtggaaaacaaaaaatatgacaaatatgaGTAAAAGGTGGCATTAAGTTTACTTTAGTTAGCACAGTTcaaatttacattaaaaaaaaagataatatacAATGCAGATGTTAAAATTtcacaatattacagaaaataatatgacCACATAAAAGTGAGAACAAACCAAATAATTACAATATACAGTCACCGGCCACTTCACTAGGTACACTTGTGCAAtgtaattcaatccaatacatcAGCTCTGCCATAATTCTACTTTCTGAGGTTTATACAATGTTATTTTTTgtaaacattgtcaaaaaagtgatcattttactttatgtttattactgaggtcgtactaagtggtggtggtgtactgaggtgcattatattgactggtgttcctaatattttgcccccttCATGTATGTTCATCTGTACATGATACATGGAAACTATGACTGAAACAAATAGACACAATACgttgagaaaaaaagttaaaagttaaatacAGCAGTTAAATATTCCTTTCAAcatcttttaaaactttttaaagatCAGAACAGTTTTTCTCAGATTTGAAAAGCTATTCCATAACTTGGTACCCCTAAATCTTAACGAAAATTGACTTCTGCAAGTAAGAACTGgaaggatgaagatgaagttgAAACCAATGACCAACAAAACGAAAAGATGCCTGGTGATCTTGTGAATTACTTTGTGAGCAGTGTTGAGGAGTAACTAACAGCATTACATAGTTTAACTACAAAattaatgtaactgtaatccctTACAGAGAAGATAAAAAAGTTACTTATGAATAGGGCTGagtaccagtaccaatccaagtacccttaaagtgatactgataccaattgagtactacCCATCATGtaatacccatcatgtgaataaaagcataacattacataaaatgccaccactcctccacatctaaattattaaatttttacaaaaatgcattttgtaaGTCTTCAAGtgtttaataattattaattgagGAAAGCTTGTGTCAATTGGCTGTGAagaagtccatacaaatagataaattaaatatttaacatgttactgaatacacatattgctgttttaaattctttgaaatcaatattctTGTATATAATTTGTAAATAATTCATGACGTGGTCTCATTTGGAGCAGACATGGGCTTAAATGATGTCAGAGTACcgattaagcccatgccagactttttacttttttcataaaataactttattttatattccaaagaCTACATGAACTAATGTATACATTTGAGAGATAAATATTACTTTAGAAGAAATGacctcccttataaatcatgtcagttaccatgaaaaacacctgaaattagattttggtgggcttaatggATACACTTACCCTGTCAATCgaaaacattcattagaaatttagaaaagtaatcaaatgtaataagtaacacattactttgattaagtaattgaaatagttacattacttattacattttaaatagggtaactagttaTCTGGAACcgattacatttccaaagtaaccttacCAACCCTGTTCGTCACAAAgcttaattgttttgtttttatatagttAGATTACAgctcattttcatctgcagtcccttGGCAGCTCACAATTAACAAATGCACAATAACAGAACAGAATAGCTGTTTAATCTACACCTCCATCATCTCACATGTCTCAAAAAAGGCTGTGAATGCATTACAAATCAATAGATACCAGCAAGCCCTTGTGCTTTGTTAACAATGCGCTTACTACAGAGCCTTGCCAGATACAGAGCTTAGTGTCCTCACGTTACCAACTCTAATGCTCTGCCAATGCAAATGAAGATAACACAGAGGCTGCTTGTATTTGGAGTGCATTTTATAAAAATAACTATTCATGACTCAAAAGTATGCAAATTCAGTAGGTGTTCATCTTAGAAACACAGCCAAAAATAATACAAGTACATGGAGgaagtcactcagatgtttccaTAGCTGCGCACAAGGTATAATGGGTTTAATAACAATTACAACAGCATGAGTCATTTTACAAAGCGTCACAATGAATCTGAAGTCATGGAGAAGGTTTCTGGCCTCTCTATGAATGTTGGATGGAAGTCTGTAttgcttttattcttttcatttatatttatttatatttacactttttaaagtgatttttagCGGCTGGATAAACTTGTGAGACACTGAAGAATTCAGTAGAAAGGGCTACAGGTGCAATGGTACAGGCCATTATGAACAACCCCAAACAGCTTTGGTGCAACATCCTTAAAGCTCAGGAGAGCAATGTGGCAGCGGGAGGCTCATCTGGCTGCACTGTAAGACAGAGCGGTTCAGCAGGTCCTTTGTACCTGTAGCCATCAGACTTTACAACAATAATATCCAAAGATAGTAATGGGGCACTGCAATAATCTGAACAATTCTTTCTCCTCTaagcatcattttttaaaacatatttaactttgatttttaacttttaggtttttgtatatattatttgttcttatttatttatgtatatgtgtttgtatttatttgtgtatatatatatgagctACTGGGTACATTCATTTCCCGAAAGGAGATGAATTAAGtatatctatcaatttatcttttatctctttatctttcatcatcctgtcttctctctaCTTTGTAGACCTTGCACTTTGTAAACTCTTTTTAAAGGTgctatttaaattaaaatattgttattattattaatcctCCCCCCTTGGCAACAGATAAGGTTTAAGCATCCCACCcattatctttctatctctgacATGTTGTATCCTGTCTATTTTTAAAACCCCcaacaaaagaaacaggaaTTTTGACATGGAAGCTGACAGGGATTGTCGGCCATTACCAACAGCAATCAGAGCCAAAATGAGtttgatattgttttttaatcaaaaaagaaaatagtgcATGGATACGATGCCAAACTGAACATCTGGTAGATGCACAAGATGAGGAAAGATGTTTGGATAGACGTAGAAGATGTGTTGTTGTTCACCTCTACAAAGTCATTCGTCCAAATTAAACTTTGGACAGATGTTTGAATCAGTGAAGACCTATCTTGTTTTCAGGGAACGGGCacctggaaaaacaaaaataaacaatcagagagatttatttatttttatatgttggTCTTTTTACTCAAGATTTTTAAATTTCACTAAAAGTAATTTGAATCATCAGCTTTTTAGACTAAAATTCATTCTCTTTAAGTATTGCTGGATTTTCAAACAGAGGCAATCAGTAacaatacagaaaaaataaaaatacatatatttaggCAATTAGATCTCATgttcaaatgtattaattaatacAAGTACATAACATTTCTTAAGTCTGACTTTCAGCATGAGCATGAGAACCAATTTAAGAAGTTAAGTTTTCTATGTTATTccttatttaaatgttttgggAGTGAATATGATCCAAGAGTGAGTTTACATactattttcttattttcttatattAGATGAGCCTCCTAAACATAAGCAATTGATCATCAGTCCAGcaacttttttccctcttttgaAAATACATCCCGGTCTTGTCTCTAGTAGTTCTCTACAGGCAATGCTAAAGCTACATAGACTCTGAAAGTTATGAGACCCACTAATGAGCTCAAATGCAATCTCAAAACCAAAACCCACAACTGAAATGATCATCTGAACATCTTCACCCTGCCTACAGGGGCACAGGTGTCAGAGGTCCCTTGAAACAGAGCCTCTATGTGAATTGTCTCTCATTTAAGTGTGAAAACGCAAAATGTTCTCTTGAACAACTGATATACAGTCctaaatattcactttaaaGTTGTTTCAAGAGTGAAGCCATCATGGCGCCATGAAAAGGGAATATTTATTCCCTCAGATTATATGTAGGATGAGTAAATCTAGTTGAGTTTATGTTCACTGCTGACATCAAGCAGTGTGTGGGCCCTCTGAATCtagtggaggaaagaaaaggtcTGGCAGAAATTAAAACAACTATGTAGTCCCTTAACCACTAAAAATGGGGTGGAAGGGTTATGTGATGATGGGGTGTAGATTTAAACTATAGTTTACAAAGGAATGTAAACCAAGATTAGTCAAGGTGTGGCATGAGCACGTGCAGTACCACGGTGAGGACAACATGGCCACACAGGCTCCACCATAAAATACTTTTGTGGGACAACGTGCAGACCCCTATCTAACACAGCCTTCCCAAATCCATCTCTGGTGAAACCCTATAATCACAGTTTCATTATGACCTGATCCCACCTATTTCAAACCATTGTTCCTTATTCCCCAAGAAGGACGAGTGCTTAAATGACTGAGCTAGTAGTGACACCTTCAATACTGATATTAATGAACTGTTAATGAAGATTACCACTTCATTCTTCCAACCCAGCCTCATATCAGCTTTCGTTGTTGTGTTTAAGGGATCTTTATGTGgcagtatggacaggaggaattattacagtgGCCATATTCTTTTAATCCTTTAACTTCTTCTTAATACTGCACTAACATGTTTTGCAGCTTAAAACCTCACAGTGTAGCCCTTTTCAGTgccaaatatttattttgggaATCTCATTCTTCAAGGCCATGTCTTCATTGTGCACTATTTCACAATTGGTTACACAACAATATCCCTTGGTAAATTGGAAAGAATAGGAGGGAGAGGTGTACAGAGATTATCCCTgacacatgctgcccttttgaCCTTTGCGAGAGAAGAGAGAGTctacagacaaacaaaatacCAAACTTGCCGCACATAAAActcctgtgtctgtctgtaaaaAGGTGGTGCTGCATCCAATATTGCTCTGGGACTGAATTGCTTAAGCTTAAAAGTTCATTGGGTCACTTTCTCACAAGGTGGGTTTGGCTGCCTTTTAGATATATTCCTTCACTGGTCAGATTAAATTTCAAGGCTTGAATTAAGCTCTGCCATTGTTAAACTCATACTCCAGTTGCACCATTACTTTAAACCATGCTGTACCATGCATTGATTCAATGGGACACATATCTGATAGTTGTATTGTGGATAAAGTATGAATACAAAGCTTTGACTGCTTTTGAGCGAGTTGTCCCATCTGCCAGACAAAATAtgacataaaaaatacatttacttatttattttctcgCTGTTCTTTCCTGTTTCCTGATATTccagtatgtttttttattgttaacagTTACAGCTATCAATGGCCTCGGATTAGATATGCTCTGTGGCCCCGCACAGAGGCAAAAGCTCATCATAACTGTTTGGAAGATTATAGGCCAGCCAAGGAGAGAGCAACACAATATACTGTGATACTGTTTAAGCTCATCTGTCCTTGGTAGTCTGACAATGTGGAGGAAAAGATGATAAATATAGCAATGAATGTCTAAACATtaagaaactgtgtgtgtgggggtatTACTTAAGTCATTCTCAGGGACATAAACCAAATTTAAGACAGTCTGATTGGGGATGGTTTGGAGTAGGGAAGTAGAGGTTACAGTTAGGGTTAGATCCAACTGAATGTAaatctatgtaatgtccccaaaagtgacttaggctgtgtgcgcgtgtgtgtatgtgtgtgtgtgtgtgtgtgtgtgtgtgcgtgcgtgcatgtgtctgtgcgcatgtgtgtgtgccacagGGGAGTAATCCATTTACTTACTTGCCACATCCGTTTGCTGTCTTTTTGTGCTTCCTCCTCCGAGGTCTGTTCTTGATCGACTCACTGTTGCTGTGAGGGAAGAGCAAAGTGCAATGAAAATATTGACGTGTTCAAGTCTGATAGGTGAAATGTTCATTTACTGACCTTTTATTATGTAGAAGATCCTTTCTGAGtctaaaaacaagacaaaaacatatGCAAATGGAAGTAAGTTGCGCTATAAACATCTAGATTTGCATCTCAATTTGCATTTAGTGTTTATTACATAGAATGGACCCTCAGTGACTTACCTGCATTCACATCTCTGATGCTCCACAAAAGTGAGTTCCACAGTTTGCATAGATTTCATGGGATAAATCCTCATTACCTGATGAACGAAATAAAGAGGAAGCTGAATACAGGGCCATGTGTGTAATGTTAACTCAAGCCATCTCCATTCAGGTGTTCAAAAATCAAAGATCTGTCCACACCTGCAGAGTGATATTGTGTTCAAGGGTAGGGTAACACTCCATTGTTTCATCGTGACAGCAACCGGAGCATCTCCAAAGTGGGACGCAAGCAGGTATGAAGATGTGCTCCACTTCTGCGGGGTACTCCTGCTCCACGTCCACCAACTGCTCCATGGGTCGACACGTACTCCTCACCCACACCTCCTCGAATGTCATCACTACAAAACAAATTGAATCTTTAGTCTTTAAGTGATGTTTAATGGCAAGGACAATTTCTGATGGCATTACAGTTTCATGAGCACAGCTTTTACCTCTTGAGTGAGCTTCTTCTGGCTTGTCTGAAATCTGCAAAATACATGTTTTCAAAAGTTCATATTATTTATGTCATGAAAATACTGTAAGCATGATTGTAATGATACACAACCTGCAGACAAGCAAGAAGCTGACACAGgtggagaaaaaagaggaagcatGAAGGATTGGAACAGCAGCAGGTTCATTGAGCAGTTGGAGAGTGCCCTCTGGTGGTAAATAAACAGCAGTGGCCATTCATAATAACCTAATATaaacagtgatgcagcacatggTCTGAGGAGTGCaccactgtgctgctgctgctgctggcaaatcagcaaaaaaaaaaagcccaccGCTCTTGATTTctcaatttgtttttaatactcGATGGTTTATTATGATAAGAAGCAAAGCATGCAAAGAATAACAGCAAAGAATAGCTGCTGCCTTGACTCATGGGACTtttaacacacaataaacatagTTTACACAAAGGATAGTACTGAGCAGAATCATGACACAGCGTGAATTTTAGTAAGTTCTCACAATCCTGGCCTCCAGCTCACAAAGGCAACGTTCCCGATTTGTGAACGACAAATTGAGCAGAACCACAAGTGCAAAGTTGATCTTGGCTCCGTCTTTCTTTTGAGTATCAACTATCTCTTTCTAACTCCTCACATATCTCCCGCTttccccatccctccctccactcACCTCTATCTCCGAGAACAGTGATGGGAACACTTCTAAATGTCATATGCGGGGGAATGTTTCAGGTTTTTTACTGCAGGATTTTTATGTTTACAGCCCCAAACCCAGATGACCCAGATGCATAACAACAGCTGTAATGAGGATAGGATATGCAGATAAGACATGCAGGAATAACACAATGCAATGGTAAAGTGGTTTGCCACTGGATGTGAATCACGATTTGCTCCATCACATCCTGTGTTTAAAATGGCTTGTTGTTTTGTAATAACAGAGAGAATCATGGAAAAAGTGTGTTCATCTCTACTTgttccctttctcctcttctcctattttcctatttttttaaacccaGTTTCAAAGGCAAATCCACAAGTTATTTTAATACtgtacaaaaataaagaaatgacatGAGATAGAGGTCTTAAGTTGATCTTGGCTCTCCCTTTTGATTTCACATCTCTCTCACTCCCACCTTCCCCATCCCTACCCCCatttctctgtatgtgtgagtttgaaatgtcacatgtacagtatgttttagtTCAGTGTTTATTAGTTAAAATAGTTGGTTTACTGCACTAAAAACAATAAGGTCCCATGTAGGTTACTTTGGAAAAATCTTGTAAATCAAAGTAAATGTTTGGGGTCACTGTACAGATTTGATCTTGTCTTCAAATTTTGTGGAGATGAAAGAACAGATGTTGTTATTTTCCCCAAGTTATCCACGTAAAAATGGGAATTTCTCAATAGTTTGACTTCGACATGGGCTTGTCCTGATTCTTAAGCCCTTTTTATTTAGCACTCTTGCAATCACAGCCAAAGGCAGGTGAAAAATAGTGGCTGAAGAATCCCAACTTCATGTAATTTATTGCATGTAGAGTTCAAGCTTACTAGACAAAGCTTTACCACTTGAATGGAAAGGTTGCTGCAGTCCAGAAGGCCACTCCAGTGATTTATCATTGCACGTTTATTAATTATGGGCACTCACAACAGACAGACTGAAAAAGAAATGGTAAGAATCGGTGCAGCAAGATATCACAACTCCAGTTTGGTTAGGCTCCAAAAACACAGGATCAACTCCCAGATAACACTAATCACATCATTAGGGATATTATCTCTGGCTTTAGAAAGCTCACAGACAACATTATATAACTGAGGTTGAGTAGTGTTTAGAAGTTAGCTGAGCTTCATGTGGAGTCCTACTGTGCCCTACATGCACAGTGCCACTCAGGCAATTCATGTTATACAAAGGATTGGTTTGGTTCTCATCCATTAAAGACTCCCTCCAAACATGCTTTAAGATACatagaaatactctgctttgaataatagtTTGTGTATGATATGTTTTTTCCATAAAGAGGTTCAGTTCTTGAAATTACATCCCCTCCTGCCtccttattacattttttttattattaattacgAGATGCAAGATGTCCACTGCTTCACTGAAAAGtaaattctcagtgtttgt
This genomic interval from Scomber japonicus isolate fScoJap1 chromosome 17, fScoJap1.pri, whole genome shotgun sequence contains the following:
- the LOC128377229 gene encoding vascular endothelial growth factor A-like: MKSFFAASQLFAVLLVQLVPAQISDKPEEAHSRVMTFEEVWVRSTCRPMEQLVDVEQEYPAEVEHIFIPACVPLWRCSGCCHDETMECYPTLEHNITLQVMRIYPMKSMQTVELTFVEHQRCECRLRKDLLHNKSNSESIKNRPRRRKHKKTANGCGKCPFPENKIGLH